From a single Silene latifolia isolate original U9 population chromosome 6, ASM4854445v1, whole genome shotgun sequence genomic region:
- the LOC141588271 gene encoding uncharacterized protein LOC141588271: MVHVEHTGANITPITFNGKNYDEWSRSFQLAIMAKGKLGYIDGSISKPSETDSNHGTWCSSNALVTMWIYNTLVPELRRHISLRPEARLVWTDIKNQFCQTNKARIYQLQVELLACRQGANKSLMEYYGRMTTIWDAFLEHDTIQSCSCNPCKCNWLTIIDARRERKRVRDFLMGLDDRLSNARSQIIGINPLPSLDLIYNRLLQEEGVRNISINKAETTPDVMAYAVRAHHGARQSGGGQEHRSEPSKYYCISCKKSGHSLKFCYQETGLYPEWWGDRPRPRPRIYVDPNATDLRNAIFVPDP; encoded by the coding sequence ATGGTTCACGTGGAACACACCGGTGCTAACATTACCCCGATTACTTTCAATGGCAAAAACTATGATGAATGGTCTCGCTCTTTCCAACTCGCTATCATGGCGAAAGGAAAGTTGGGATACATTGACGGGTCTATTTCTAAACCGTCTGAAACGGACAGCAATCACGGGACCTGGTGTTCCTCTAATGCTCTCGTGACTATGTGGATTTATAATACTCTTGTTCCTGAATTACGAAGGCATATTTCTTTACGACCCGAAGCACGATTGGTTTGGACCGATATCAAAAATCAGTTTTGTCAAACTAACAAAGCAAGGATTTATCAATTACAAGTCGAATTGTTGGCATGTCGTCAAGGCGCAAACAAGTCTCTTATGGAGTACTATGGCAGGATGACCACCATATGGGACGCTTTCCTCGAACATGACACGATTCAATCGTGTTCCTGCAATCCCTGTAAGTGTAATTGGCTTACTATTATTGATGCTCGCAGGGAACGAAAACGGGTACGTGACTTCCTGATGGGTCTTGATGACCGGTTATCCAATGCTAGATCACAAATTATCGGTATCAATCCCCTTCCCTCTTTAGACCTTATTTACAATCGTTTATTGCAAGAAGAAGGGGTTCGAAATATATCGATTAATAAGGCCGAAACCACTCCTGATGTGATGGCCTATGCTGTCCGTGCTCATCATGGTGCACGACAGTCGGGTGGGGGGCAAGAACATCGTAGTGAACCTTCTAAATATTATTGCATCTCTTGTAAAAAATCTGGACACAGCTTGAAATTCTGCTATCAAGAGACGGGACTTTACCCCGAATGGTGGGGTGACcgtcctcgtcctcgtcctcgTATCTATGTTGATCCTAACGCTACTGATTTGAGAAACGCCATATTCGTGCCTGACCCTTGA